From the Gallaecimonas mangrovi genome, one window contains:
- a CDS encoding DUF1107 family protein: MRRFPQYHVKQVAKHVAGFFEGVIWIKGVGAFRFEDGRLLPPSKPSTDKLKVVAEVNRHIGEMRTAA; this comes from the coding sequence GTGCGTAGGTTTCCTCAGTACCACGTAAAACAAGTGGCTAAGCATGTTGCCGGTTTTTTTGAAGGCGTTATTTGGATAAAAGGTGTGGGCGCCTTTCGTTTTGAAGACGGCAGGTTATTGCCGCCCAGCAAGCCCAGTACCGACAAACTTAAGGTGGTTGCCGAAGTGAATCGCCACATTGGCGAAATGCGTACTGCCGCGTAA
- a CDS encoding dihydrofolate reductase family protein: MSTRPTVTLYIAISLDGFIIRPKGQLEWLSKDNKTDEDYGYNAFFSRMDGLIMGRNTFDDVLSLGVWPYSGKTAYVLTDQDDINADGVIPFTGTGEELMAQIGQQHQQLWLVGGSETVKGFLNHGLVDEVILSLLPVTKGEGNPLFLPTGRQQPWKLAGMRTFGSGLVQLHYHKEAA, from the coding sequence ATGTCGACTCGCCCCACAGTAACGCTTTATATCGCCATTAGTTTGGACGGCTTTATCATTCGCCCCAAAGGCCAGTTAGAGTGGTTGTCTAAGGATAATAAAACGGACGAAGACTACGGTTACAATGCCTTTTTTTCACGCATGGATGGCCTGATTATGGGCCGCAACACCTTTGATGATGTATTAAGCCTGGGTGTTTGGCCCTATAGCGGCAAAACCGCTTATGTATTAACAGACCAAGACGACATTAATGCCGATGGCGTTATTCCTTTTACTGGCACGGGTGAAGAATTGATGGCGCAAATTGGCCAGCAACATCAGCAGCTGTGGTTAGTGGGGGGCAGTGAAACGGTGAAAGGCTTTTTAAATCATGGCTTGGTCGACGAAGTTATCTTGTCGCTGCTGCCTGTCACCAAAGGCGAAGGTAATCCTTTATTCCTGCCCACCGGCCGCCAACAACCCTGGAAGCTGGCCGGTATGCGCACCTTTGGTAGCGGCCTGGTGCAATTGCATTATCACAAGGAAGCGGCATGA
- a CDS encoding YjaG family protein, with product MEKQLSQLTPLAQRAFAAALAQRMMPNFVLFADITEQLDNAHALQSALDTVWEKLLTPKAKINFEKQQLKIAELEPEPDAHDFFGVYPALDTYMAVLAVLAAMQDKDEQPALDVSRLSRGSVQFYLNIQAETTLDYSQLDEEPLWQEERDFQDNLLELLADEPDLECFRQARQLGKNDGISNLGIALED from the coding sequence ATGGAAAAACAGCTTTCTCAACTTACCCCCTTGGCCCAGCGGGCCTTCGCCGCTGCCCTAGCCCAACGCATGATGCCTAATTTTGTGCTGTTTGCTGATATTACCGAACAGCTTGATAACGCCCATGCTTTGCAATCTGCCTTGGATACGGTTTGGGAAAAGCTGCTGACACCAAAAGCCAAAATCAACTTCGAAAAGCAGCAACTGAAAATTGCCGAACTCGAACCAGAACCCGATGCCCACGACTTTTTCGGTGTTTACCCGGCTCTTGATACCTACATGGCCGTGCTCGCCGTCTTAGCGGCAATGCAAGATAAGGACGAACAGCCAGCGCTGGACGTGAGCCGTTTGTCCCGTGGTTCGGTGCAGTTTTATTTAAATATCCAGGCTGAAACCACCCTTGATTACAGCCAGCTGGATGAAGAACCGCTGTGGCAAGAAGAGCGCGATTTTCAAGATAACTTGCTAGAGCTTCTTGCCGATGAGCCGGATCTTGAGTGTTTTCGCCAAGCGCGGCAGTTGGGGAAAAATGACGGAATTTCTAACCTTGGCATAGCCTTAGAAGATTAA
- the rmuC gene encoding DNA recombination protein RmuC, whose product MTELQWLIAASTLAVLVLLLALALWQSRQRLQTMALELGSLQSRHEAQSERLDVLQAERDATLDTLEETRISLAQQQQSRAELQARLEEQQKAAADKVAALQDAEQRLSEQFQNLAQRIFEQKAEALSKQSNESLQSILTPLRQQLGDFHKKVDTVYDNERLQRQGLMNELQVLKDLNRQMSEETQNLTRALKGDKKLQGNWGEMVLNRVLEESGLRKGHEFDVQVALKDDAGERFIPDVVVHLPDSKDIIVDSKVSLVDYEKYFSAENDLQKEAALRGHVQALRQHIKGLGNKDYERLSGVNALDYVLMFIPIEGAFFAAMEADPNLFTEALQKNILVVSPTNLLVVLRTIKRVWSYEQQSRNAQDIASRAAALYEKFVGFVEDLEKVGAALDNTQKRYGEAMGKLASGRGNLVRQTEMLLELGVEPKKTLATELRQRSGTLDD is encoded by the coding sequence ATGACCGAACTGCAATGGTTAATCGCGGCGAGCACTTTAGCGGTGCTGGTACTGCTGTTAGCCCTGGCGCTATGGCAAAGTCGCCAGCGCCTACAAACAATGGCGTTGGAGCTGGGGAGTTTACAAAGCCGCCATGAAGCGCAGTCAGAACGTTTAGACGTGCTGCAAGCAGAACGCGATGCCACCTTAGACACACTGGAAGAAACCCGTATCTCCCTTGCTCAGCAGCAGCAAAGCCGGGCCGAGTTGCAAGCGCGGCTGGAAGAACAGCAAAAAGCTGCCGCAGATAAAGTGGCGGCGCTGCAAGATGCCGAACAGCGCCTGTCGGAACAGTTTCAAAACTTGGCGCAGCGTATTTTTGAGCAAAAAGCCGAAGCGCTTTCCAAGCAAAGCAACGAGAGTTTGCAAAGCATCCTGACGCCACTTCGCCAGCAGTTGGGCGACTTTCATAAAAAAGTCGACACCGTTTATGACAACGAACGACTGCAGCGCCAAGGGCTCATGAACGAGCTACAGGTGCTTAAAGATCTTAACCGGCAAATGAGTGAAGAAACCCAAAATCTGACCCGTGCCCTTAAAGGCGATAAAAAGCTGCAGGGTAACTGGGGGGAAATGGTGCTGAACCGGGTTTTGGAAGAATCTGGGCTTAGAAAGGGCCATGAATTTGACGTGCAGGTGGCACTAAAAGACGACGCCGGTGAGCGTTTTATCCCCGATGTAGTGGTGCACCTGCCCGATAGCAAAGACATTATTGTTGACTCGAAAGTGTCCCTGGTGGACTACGAAAAGTATTTTTCTGCCGAAAATGACCTGCAAAAAGAAGCGGCGCTGCGTGGCCATGTGCAGGCGCTGCGCCAGCATATTAAAGGCCTTGGCAATAAAGACTACGAACGGCTTTCTGGGGTTAATGCCCTTGATTATGTGCTGATGTTTATTCCCATTGAAGGCGCCTTTTTCGCCGCTATGGAAGCCGACCCCAACCTCTTTACCGAAGCACTGCAGAAAAACATTCTTGTGGTTAGCCCCACCAATTTGCTGGTGGTGCTGCGCACCATTAAACGGGTCTGGAGCTACGAGCAGCAATCGCGCAATGCCCAGGACATCGCCAGCCGCGCCGCAGCCCTTTACGAAAAATTTGTCGGCTTCGTTGAGGATTTGGAAAAAGTCGGCGCCGCCCTTGATAACACCCAAAAGCGTTACGGCGAGGCTATGGGAAAACTGGCTTCCGGCAGGGGAAACCTAGTGCGGCAAACCGAGATGCTGCTAGAGCTGGGTGTTGAACCGAAAAAAACCTTAGCAACTGAGCTACGCCAGCGTTCTGGCACCCTGGATGACTGA
- a CDS encoding conjugal transfer protein TraF, translated as MKRPLVLLASLASFSLYAQDARIQAMGGAGTANADYLAAPFYNPALLSHFDESDDFGLELPSIAASFQDKDSLLDKIDDFQDLNDRLEAVQQNPNGTTQAEAEQLVGQWQDALRKMNGNSLDGEIGLGAAMALPNKTLSSAFFIGVTAYVRGIVDIDENDLDWTAAELPDQDLDNLNSNVKAVGIAVVDTGLAFSHGFTLNNGDLLMVGASPKAQRIYSYFYQADVSNFDDSDWDDSQYRQDKSAFNLDLGLAYQHDNWRLGLSGQNLFKQQVDSIIINQQQFRYQLKPRFTLGGSYENHWFAATLEAELTKTELPSFIGEKQQWVRAGVEFDAYRWAQLRLGYRHDLEEGQNVLTAGVGFSPFDTVHLDFAFETGQNSHTGGALTLGFTF; from the coding sequence ATGAAAAGGCCCCTTGTTCTTTTGGCATCTCTTGCCAGTTTTAGCCTCTATGCCCAAGATGCCCGTATCCAGGCAATGGGCGGTGCCGGCACCGCCAACGCCGACTACTTGGCAGCTCCCTTTTACAACCCCGCCTTGTTGTCACATTTCGATGAAAGTGACGACTTTGGCCTGGAGCTCCCCAGCATTGCCGCCAGTTTTCAGGACAAGGACAGCCTGCTCGATAAAATCGATGATTTTCAAGACTTAAACGACCGCCTAGAAGCGGTGCAGCAAAACCCTAATGGCACCACCCAAGCCGAGGCCGAACAGCTTGTTGGCCAATGGCAAGACGCCCTTCGTAAAATGAACGGCAATAGCCTGGATGGGGAAATTGGCTTAGGCGCCGCCATGGCACTGCCCAATAAAACCCTCAGCAGTGCGTTTTTTATCGGTGTTACTGCCTATGTGCGCGGCATCGTCGACATTGACGAAAACGACCTTGATTGGACCGCCGCAGAGTTGCCAGACCAAGACCTAGACAACCTTAATTCCAACGTCAAAGCCGTTGGCATTGCCGTGGTTGATACTGGTCTTGCTTTTAGCCACGGCTTTACCCTTAACAACGGTGACCTGTTAATGGTGGGCGCCAGCCCCAAAGCCCAGCGCATCTACAGCTATTTTTACCAGGCAGACGTGAGCAACTTTGACGACAGCGATTGGGACGACAGCCAATATCGCCAAGATAAAAGCGCCTTTAACCTTGATTTAGGGCTTGCCTATCAACACGATAATTGGCGGCTTGGCTTGAGTGGGCAGAACCTTTTTAAGCAGCAGGTTGATTCAATCATCATCAACCAGCAGCAATTTCGCTACCAGTTAAAACCCCGTTTTACCTTGGGTGGCAGTTATGAAAATCATTGGTTTGCGGCCACCTTGGAAGCGGAGCTCACCAAAACCGAGCTGCCATCCTTTATTGGCGAAAAACAACAATGGGTGCGCGCCGGTGTTGAGTTTGATGCCTATCGCTGGGCACAGCTTCGGCTTGGCTACCGCCATGATCTGGAAGAGGGCCAAAATGTATTAACCGCCGGGGTAGGGTTTTCTCCCTTCGATACCGTGCACTTGGACTTCGCATTTGAGACCGGCCAAAACAGCCATACCGGTGGCGCACTCACCCTTGGCTTTACTTTCTAA
- a CDS encoding YhgN family NAAT transporter → MDFFSAAVTLFLIMDPLGNMPVFISILKHLPAKRRRAILVRELCLALLIMLMFLFGGDTILHFMGLKQESVSIAGGIILFLIAIKMIFPSPGGLTGLAVGEEPFLVPMAIPLMAGPSILASLILMSNQVPNHLGLLTLALVGAWVVNAAILLCSEVLMKLLGERGLAAMERLMGMILVMISVQMFLNGIGHYFKL, encoded by the coding sequence ATGGACTTTTTTTCTGCTGCCGTCACCTTATTTTTGATCATGGACCCCTTAGGCAACATGCCGGTGTTCATCTCCATTCTTAAACATCTACCCGCAAAACGCCGCCGGGCGATTTTGGTGCGTGAACTGTGCTTGGCACTGCTGATCATGCTGATGTTCTTATTTGGTGGCGACACCATCCTGCACTTTATGGGCCTCAAGCAAGAGTCGGTGTCCATTGCCGGTGGCATCATTCTGTTTTTAATCGCCATTAAAATGATCTTCCCAAGCCCCGGAGGCCTTACTGGCCTAGCCGTTGGTGAAGAACCCTTCTTAGTACCCATGGCCATTCCCTTGATGGCGGGTCCTTCAATACTGGCGTCACTGATATTAATGTCGAACCAAGTGCCCAATCACTTAGGGCTATTAACCCTGGCACTGGTCGGTGCCTGGGTAGTGAATGCCGCTATTTTGTTGTGCTCAGAGGTATTGATGAAACTGCTAGGTGAACGCGGCCTGGCGGCAATGGAAAGGCTAATGGGGATGATTTTGGTGATGATCTCCGTGCAGATGTTCTTAAATGGCATTGGCCATTACTTCAAACTTTGA
- a CDS encoding HIT domain-containing protein, with the protein MFSLHPQLSADTHQVTDLTLCRVLMSKDANYPWFLLVPKRDGIREIYELEKSEQNQLLHESTLLSRALMDHFEGHKLNVATLGNMVPQLHIHHIVRFKEDLAWPKPVWGQVPAKAFSDDEAQQRIAAIAARLKA; encoded by the coding sequence ATGTTCTCTTTGCATCCTCAGCTAAGCGCTGATACTCACCAGGTCACTGACCTCACCCTTTGCCGCGTATTAATGAGCAAAGACGCGAATTATCCCTGGTTTTTACTGGTGCCCAAAAGGGATGGCATACGCGAGATCTATGAACTGGAAAAAAGCGAACAAAATCAGTTGTTACATGAATCGACTTTGCTTTCCAGAGCATTGATGGATCATTTCGAAGGCCACAAACTGAATGTGGCGACCCTGGGCAATATGGTGCCGCAGTTACATATTCACCATATCGTGCGCTTTAAAGAAGACTTGGCCTGGCCAAAACCGGTTTGGGGGCAAGTGCCCGCTAAGGCATTTAGCGATGATGAAGCACAACAGCGCATTGCCGCTATCGCTGCCCGCTTAAAAGCCTGA
- the epmA gene encoding EF-P lysine aminoacylase EpmA: protein MLDNNWQPQCSLDALKRRAQLFADIRRFFALRQVLEVDTPMLSQGSISDPHIEVMTSTYTGPLAANGLTLYLQTSPEFAMKRLLAAGAGDIYQLGKVFRNEEAGRRHNSEFCMLEWYRLGLDHQQLMDEVAELLVAVAGIDAASIEKVSYLEAFERCLNVNPHTISHHALQALAQQHAGYGAEEPDRDTLLNLLVSFVIEPSLGKAGPSFLYDYPASQAALARTSVDKYGHGVASRFELFINGVELANGYHELTDAAEQRRRLLADGQTRLELGRPYNNPDLRLADALQAGMPDCAGVALGVDRLLMVIQGAGHIREVMPFTLERA, encoded by the coding sequence ATGCTCGACAACAACTGGCAGCCACAATGTTCCCTTGACGCCCTTAAGCGCCGGGCCCAGCTTTTTGCTGACATTCGCCGCTTTTTTGCACTCAGGCAGGTGTTGGAAGTCGACACCCCGATGTTGTCGCAGGGCAGTATTTCCGACCCGCATATTGAGGTGATGACCAGTACCTACACTGGCCCTTTGGCGGCAAACGGCCTGACCCTGTATCTGCAAACCTCACCGGAATTTGCCATGAAGCGGTTACTGGCAGCTGGGGCCGGCGACATTTACCAACTGGGGAAAGTGTTTCGTAATGAGGAAGCCGGGCGCCGCCACAACAGCGAATTTTGCATGCTGGAGTGGTATCGGCTGGGCCTTGACCACCAACAGTTGATGGACGAGGTTGCAGAGCTGCTGGTGGCCGTTGCCGGCATTGATGCCGCCAGTATCGAAAAGGTGAGCTACCTTGAGGCATTCGAGCGATGCTTAAACGTCAACCCGCATACCATTAGCCACCACGCTTTACAGGCACTGGCCCAGCAGCATGCCGGGTATGGCGCCGAAGAACCCGACCGCGACACCTTATTAAACTTGCTGGTGAGTTTTGTCATTGAGCCCAGCCTGGGTAAGGCTGGCCCAAGCTTTCTTTACGATTACCCCGCCAGCCAGGCAGCACTTGCCCGCACCTCGGTGGATAAATACGGCCACGGTGTCGCCAGTCGTTTTGAGCTTTTTATCAACGGGGTAGAGCTTGCCAACGGCTACCACGAGCTAACCGATGCCGCCGAGCAGCGCCGCCGCCTGTTGGCAGATGGCCAAACCCGTTTGGAACTGGGCCGACCTTACAACAACCCCGATCTTCGCCTAGCCGATGCGCTGCAGGCAGGCATGCCCGATTGCGCCGGCGTGGCTCTGGGGGTAGACCGGTTATTAATGGTTATCCAGGGCGCGGGCCATATTCGCGAGGTGATGCCTTTCACCCTGGAAAGGGCTTAA
- a CDS encoding GlsB/YeaQ/YmgE family stress response membrane protein, whose translation MGIITWIILGLVAGILAKWIMPGRDGGGCVITVLLGIAGAFVGGWIGTFLGFGPATGFNLGSIFTAVVGALVLLAIYRGLSR comes from the coding sequence ATGGGCATTATCACCTGGATTATTTTAGGCTTGGTTGCGGGCATCTTAGCGAAATGGATCATGCCAGGCCGTGACGGTGGCGGCTGTGTTATTACGGTGCTGTTGGGCATTGCTGGCGCTTTTGTCGGCGGCTGGATAGGCACCTTTCTTGGTTTTGGCCCAGCCACCGGCTTTAACCTCGGCAGTATCTTCACCGCTGTGGTCGGCGCTTTGGTCTTGCTGGCTATCTACCGCGGCTTAAGCCGGTAA
- a CDS encoding TonB-dependent receptor: protein MKNTLRKSVLALTVSTILFSAAPVYADDPQGSLVGKVEQANGTTLAGTTITITNIETGLTRTVTSTERGEYRFPLLPIGHYKITASKSGFEQVIADKVAISVGQRANVDFTLYEQGVERIEVSGARIAAFDVSSNTKGMVVDAETLDRMPVARNQTAVALLAPGTTKGDSAFGNLASIGGSSVAENAYYVNGLNITDFRKGLGSSDVPFDFYETFQVKTGGYKAEFGRSTGGVINATTKKGSNEFHFGANTYWEPKGLHEDSPDVVNRNGTIYQKKSDIGDSSLDGNIWASGPLIKDKLFFFALYNPRDINSRRFRTDGTQEDGKTDNAFWGGRIDWYITDDVVLDVTTFSDKRDDHYVDYNYDYDTNNRGEEVGSYTEKHGGKNYIANLNANVTDNLTVHASYGVNKNESTSVAPGDNCPIAYDARDPDTLKRLGCWDNSYRGATNDERKQYRFDVGYYVDDFFGAHELKAGIDVEELTSNTVEEYSGGTYYRYVTADRNDDGVLEDEVRVQVYNNNGSFKTTSTAFYVQDTWHVTDTLTLNLGIRNESFENDNKDGKSFIKMDNQWAPRLGFAWDINGDGESKLFGSYGRYHLGVAANTNIRLAGGELYTSDYYQFNGTINEDGSPSSIGNLTESHVYGNGEVPDTRAIVDQGIEPMYQDEYILGYSLQLTDDWSMSIVGTRRDLKSTIEDMAIDAALNTYAQENGYTDFEAGGFDYYVLGNPGKDMNVYIDLDGDGNPENINLSASELGYPKSERYYNAVDLIFDRMWDGKWMFHGSYTWSQSYGNNEGSVRSDNGQDDAGLTTLFDQPGLLDGAYGYLPNDRRHQIKMFGAYALDEAFTVSANFNWQSGRPKNAFGYHPTDEFAAAYGSESFYSLGEPSPRGSQGRLPSTWTLDLGLQWQTQFSEKYDLTLRADVFNVFNNDRATEVYEIYDDEDTGGASMDPMFGQATSYQTPRYVRLSASLKF, encoded by the coding sequence ATGAAGAACACTTTGCGCAAGAGTGTATTAGCACTCACTGTCAGTACCATTCTCTTTTCAGCCGCGCCTGTTTATGCAGATGACCCTCAAGGTTCTTTGGTGGGGAAAGTCGAGCAAGCAAACGGTACAACCTTGGCTGGCACAACCATCACCATTACCAACATTGAAACGGGGCTAACCCGTACTGTGACCTCAACAGAACGCGGTGAGTATCGCTTTCCATTGCTGCCCATCGGTCACTATAAAATTACTGCCAGCAAGTCTGGTTTCGAGCAGGTGATCGCCGACAAGGTTGCTATCAGCGTTGGCCAGCGTGCTAACGTTGACTTTACGCTCTATGAGCAAGGCGTTGAACGAATTGAAGTTTCAGGGGCAAGAATTGCCGCTTTTGACGTGTCATCCAATACCAAAGGAATGGTGGTTGATGCCGAAACGTTAGACCGTATGCCCGTAGCCCGTAACCAAACAGCAGTTGCACTGCTGGCTCCTGGCACTACCAAAGGCGACAGCGCCTTCGGCAACCTCGCCTCTATTGGTGGTTCATCCGTTGCTGAGAACGCTTACTATGTTAACGGTTTGAACATTACCGACTTCCGTAAAGGCCTCGGCAGCTCTGATGTACCTTTTGACTTTTATGAAACCTTCCAGGTAAAAACCGGCGGCTATAAAGCAGAATTTGGCCGTTCTACTGGTGGTGTTATTAATGCCACCACCAAAAAAGGCTCTAACGAATTTCACTTCGGTGCCAACACCTATTGGGAGCCTAAAGGGCTGCATGAAGACAGCCCGGATGTTGTGAACCGCAACGGCACTATTTATCAAAAGAAAAGCGATATCGGCGATTCATCGCTGGACGGAAATATCTGGGCATCTGGGCCACTGATTAAAGACAAGCTGTTCTTCTTTGCACTTTATAACCCCCGCGATATTAACAGCCGACGTTTTCGCACCGATGGTACGCAAGAAGACGGCAAAACCGACAATGCGTTTTGGGGCGGGAGAATTGACTGGTACATCACCGATGATGTGGTACTAGACGTTACTACCTTCTCTGACAAACGTGACGACCACTACGTCGATTACAACTATGACTATGACACCAATAACCGTGGCGAAGAGGTAGGTTCTTACACCGAGAAACACGGCGGTAAAAACTACATTGCCAACCTCAACGCCAATGTTACGGACAACCTGACAGTGCACGCCTCTTACGGTGTAAACAAAAATGAGTCGACCTCTGTGGCACCAGGTGACAACTGCCCCATCGCCTATGACGCCCGTGATCCAGATACATTAAAGCGACTTGGCTGCTGGGATAACAGTTACCGCGGTGCAACCAACGACGAACGTAAACAGTATCGCTTTGATGTGGGTTATTACGTTGATGATTTCTTCGGTGCCCACGAATTAAAAGCCGGTATCGATGTTGAAGAGTTAACCTCCAATACCGTAGAAGAATACTCCGGTGGCACTTACTACCGCTACGTTACGGCTGATCGCAATGACGACGGGGTGTTGGAAGATGAGGTGAGGGTACAGGTTTATAACAACAATGGTTCCTTTAAAACCACCTCTACCGCCTTTTATGTTCAAGACACATGGCACGTTACCGATACCCTAACCCTGAACTTAGGTATCCGTAATGAAAGCTTTGAGAACGATAATAAAGACGGAAAATCCTTTATCAAAATGGATAACCAGTGGGCACCGCGTTTAGGTTTTGCCTGGGATATCAACGGCGATGGCGAGTCAAAACTTTTTGGTAGCTATGGCCGTTATCATCTTGGTGTGGCAGCTAACACCAATATTCGTTTGGCAGGTGGTGAGCTCTATACCTCAGACTATTACCAGTTCAACGGCACTATTAATGAAGATGGCTCACCCAGCTCCATCGGTAACCTCACCGAAAGTCACGTTTATGGGAACGGTGAAGTACCAGACACTCGCGCCATTGTTGACCAAGGTATTGAACCGATGTACCAAGACGAGTACATCCTTGGTTACTCGCTGCAACTGACCGATGACTGGAGCATGTCGATTGTCGGTACCCGCCGCGACTTAAAATCCACCATCGAAGATATGGCCATTGATGCTGCACTTAATACCTATGCACAAGAAAATGGCTATACCGACTTCGAGGCAGGTGGCTTTGATTACTACGTCTTGGGTAATCCCGGTAAAGACATGAATGTCTATATCGACCTTGACGGCGATGGTAATCCTGAAAACATCAACCTATCAGCCTCGGAGCTTGGTTATCCAAAATCAGAACGATACTACAACGCCGTTGACCTTATCTTTGACCGGATGTGGGATGGCAAGTGGATGTTCCACGGCTCTTACACTTGGTCGCAAAGCTACGGCAACAACGAAGGTTCAGTACGCTCCGACAACGGCCAAGATGATGCTGGCTTAACCACCTTGTTTGACCAACCTGGTCTGTTAGATGGTGCCTATGGCTACCTACCTAATGACCGCCGTCACCAGATCAAAATGTTTGGTGCTTATGCACTTGATGAAGCCTTTACCGTTAGTGCCAACTTCAATTGGCAAAGTGGCCGTCCGAAGAATGCCTTTGGTTACCACCCCACTGATGAGTTTGCCGCGGCTTATGGTTCAGAGTCCTTCTATAGCCTGGGTGAACCCTCACCACGGGGCTCTCAAGGCCGGTTGCCCAGCACTTGGACACTGGACCTTGGGCTGCAATGGCAAACCCAGTTCTCCGAAAAATATGACCTGACACTGCGCGCCGATGTATTCAACGTCTTCAATAATGACCGTGCCACCGAGGTGTACGAGATTTATGACGACGAAGATACCGGCGGTGCATCCATGGACCCGATGTTTGGCCAAGCTACCAGCTACCAAACGCCGCGTTACGTGCGTTTGTCAGCGTCGCTTAAATTCTAA